The proteins below are encoded in one region of Candidatus Thermoplasmatota archaeon:
- a CDS encoding NADH-quinone oxidoreductase subunit A, translating to MLPEDYLVVALFGIVAIIAGPVAYLVNRWFRPGRTLPYTEDTYECGEEPIGPAQVRFNFQYYIFAIVFVAFDVIAVVLLLWAFNLAEYRGAERLFWSMAFVLTFALLLGGAAFYALMKQEKVSA from the coding sequence ATGCTTCCCGAGGACTACCTGGTCGTCGCCCTGTTCGGGATAGTCGCGATAATCGCCGGACCCGTGGCCTACCTCGTGAACCGGTGGTTCCGTCCCGGGAGGACGCTTCCGTACACCGAGGACACGTACGAGTGCGGGGAGGAGCCAATCGGCCCCGCGCAGGTGCGCTTCAACTTCCAGTACTACATCTTCGCCATAGTCTTCGTAGCCTTCGACGTCATCGCCGTGGTCCTTCTGCTGTGGGCGTTCAACCTCGCCGAGTATCGGGGCGCCGAGCGGCTGTTCTGGTCGATGGCTTTCGTGCTCACGTTCGCGCTCCTCCTCGGAGGGGCAGCCTTCTACGCGCTCATGAAGCAGGAGAAGGTGAGCGCATGA
- the nuoB gene encoding NADH-quinone oxidoreductase subunit NuoB — protein sequence MTEDGSMVWGWDSSDFMEWFSGALTKAAELTRMKKIVNLLTGRIFNWGLRNSPWPLHWGIMCCSLEMAAASGPRYDVERFGMIYRSTPRQVDILLVNGPVSIKLVPTIKRLYDQMPAPKWVVAMGECAISGGPFYDSYNIVQGVDRIVPVAVYIPGCPVRPEGMLDGFLKLKEMVKQEKKEYFLQPKGRSDIRLPEPV from the coding sequence ATGACGGAAGATGGTTCCATGGTCTGGGGATGGGATTCCTCCGACTTCATGGAGTGGTTCTCGGGCGCGCTCACGAAGGCGGCCGAGCTCACACGGATGAAGAAGATCGTGAACCTCCTGACGGGAAGGATCTTCAACTGGGGCCTGAGGAACAGCCCCTGGCCCCTGCACTGGGGCATAATGTGCTGCTCCCTCGAGATGGCCGCCGCTTCCGGACCGAGATACGACGTCGAAAGGTTCGGGATGATATACCGCTCGACGCCCAGGCAGGTGGACATACTCCTCGTCAACGGGCCCGTGAGCATCAAGCTGGTCCCGACGATCAAGAGGCTGTACGACCAGATGCCCGCCCCGAAATGGGTCGTGGCGATGGGCGAGTGCGCGATCTCCGGCGGGCCGTTCTACGACTCATACAACATCGTCCAGGGCGTGGACAGAATCGTGCCGGTGGCGGTGTACATACCAGGCTGTCCCGTGCGTCCGGAGGGCATGCTCGACGGCTTCCTCAAGCTTAAGGAGATGGTGAAGCAGGAGAAGAAGGAGTACTTCCTGCAGCCCAAGGGCAGGTCGGACATCCGCCTACCTGAGCCCGTGTGA
- a CDS encoding NADH-quinone oxidoreductase subunit C, whose translation MNEEEVTEQLKRDFPEGVSDFSFPRKGMVRFSADRDRLKDVCTRLKDIGFEQISLISALDWREHFECVYHITSYSFGIVAEVHTKIPVDDPKVDSVTPVWPGANFHEREAYDMMGIVFEGHPDLRRILLPDDFTFYPLRKNFREGE comes from the coding sequence ATGAACGAGGAGGAGGTAACCGAGCAACTCAAGCGAGACTTTCCCGAGGGCGTTTCGGATTTTTCCTTCCCGCGCAAGGGCATGGTGAGGTTTTCCGCGGACCGCGACCGCCTGAAGGACGTCTGCACCCGCCTGAAGGACATCGGGTTCGAGCAGATCTCGCTCATCTCGGCGCTGGACTGGCGGGAGCATTTCGAGTGCGTCTATCACATCACGTCCTATTCCTTCGGCATCGTGGCGGAGGTCCACACAAAGATCCCGGTCGACGACCCCAAGGTCGACTCCGTCACACCAGTGTGGCCGGGCGCCAACTTCCACGAGAGGGAAGCATACGACATGATGGGCATCGTCTTCGAGGGCCACCCCGACCTGAGGAGGATACTGCTCCCCGATGATTTCACGTTCTATCCGTTAAGAAAGAACTTCAGGGAAGGAGAATGA